The window AGCAGCAGATACTTAAGCTCATTTTTTGCCGCCGAAGCCTTAAGTTGAGCTGGTGTATCGGGTGAAATACCCACTAACTGAAAGCCCATTTTTAGTAATTCAGGCTCAATTGCTTTTAGTTGCCCCATTTGATTGTTACAAAATGGGCACCAGCCGCCGCGGTAAAAGAAAAAGATGGTCGGTTTTTGCTGGGTTAATTCGGCTAAATCGACGGTTTTACCCTTGATATCTTGCAAGTTTACCTTTGGAATTTGCTGACCATTGAGCAGCGGACTGATGGAAAACTCATCTCTGGCAATGGGCTGCGCCAGAGTCGTAAAGCTAGTGAGCAATAAAGTGCCTACGAGGCAAAGTGTTTTTAGTATGGTTGACATGGGCGTTCCTAACGTTATCTTTCAATGGCTGCGCTTCTAAGCACCGACAGTTATCTTTTGTCTGCCCTAGTACTGAGATCTGCTTGTGTAATCTGCTTGTGTAATTTGTTGCTTAAGTCATATTCGTTTGCGAGATCTTCGCTTAAGTGCTTTTTGTGTAAGTGCCATTGCGCGGTCTTGCTGTATTGTTCGTATTGGCCAAGGCGCTCTCAAGCGAGTCTCTAAAGGAACGGGGATTAGCGGAAGTTATTGCATAACGCCGCAAATTTACTGTTCAAGGACCCATTAGACCCAATAGACTCATTTGTTATCGGTGTAGATAGGATATGAGCCCAGTTGCTCAATTAGTTGTTCAATTAGCTGCTCAATTAAAAGAAATGAGTGATTTCTTTTACATTAGCTGTCACGCGGAGTTTTGATGAATAAAATTAACCCTAAGAAATTACTCAACAGTAAGTGGACCGCCGTTAAGCCGACCAATAAAGAAAAACATTTTTTAGTCACTGAGATTGAATTTGATGAGGAAGGCGTAGTGATCTCATGCTCAATTGAGGCTGTGATGTCAAAGCGAGTTATACCTATAAACTGGTTTGATTTAAAAGATGAAGACCTTTGGTTGCAGGGCTGGAAATAGTAAAACGACTTGGGTAATACCAATCTCATATTATCCAAAGACATGGAGGGCACTCATCTTGTTCTCCACTTTTTTAGCCATCATCTTCTAGGTTCTCTAGTTCATTTCGCAGCAATATCATTCATCAATGCCCTCATCATGCCCTCCATCAATGTCTTCCATCAACGATCCCATCAATACCTCGTCTCTTGCCGTCAACTGGGCATATTTTCGTAGCGCCGCGGCATCCATTTATTCAAGTTTGAGATTAATCCGTGTTTTTTACTGATATCGATTGCGGCTAAATCGAGATTCCGTTATTTTGTTGTAGCCATCTAAACGTCTGGATGGTTTTGCAGTTATTAAGGTACTCACAGAAGCTATCCATTGTCGTCATCGAACGCAGCAAGGTGCTAGGTAACAGAATTCTCATTAACTATGAGTGCCTTAGTAAAACGAAGTCGCATAAAAAGATTGAGGTAAGCAAGATGGATAAGCAGCAACTGTGGGTTTTGGATGGTGGCATGGGGCGTGAGTTGGCAAGACGGGGTGCACCCTTTCGCCAGCCTGAGTGGTCGGCGTTGGCATTGATAGAAGCGCCAC of the Shewanella baltica genome contains:
- a CDS encoding peroxiredoxin-like family protein, whose amino-acid sequence is MSTILKTLCLVGTLLLTSFTTLAQPIARDEFSISPLLNGQQIPKVNLQDIKGKTVDLAELTQQKPTIFFFYRGGWCPFCNNQMGQLKAIEPELLKMGFQLVGISPDTPAQLKASAAKNELKYLLLSDEKMLAAQAFGLAFYTSEKVTEIYTSRLHVDNPMWTTPEGVKRLVLPVPAIYISDDKGLIHFQYVNPNYKVRPAPKLILTAASLVGSQE
- a CDS encoding TIGR02450 family Trp-rich protein; its protein translation is MNKINPKKLLNSKWTAVKPTNKEKHFLVTEIEFDEEGVVISCSIEAVMSKRVIPINWFDLKDEDLWLQGWK